GGGTGACTCTCCATTAGAAATCAaacctgggagggccagagaGGCACCTCGGTGTGTGGAGACATGACAGTGAGTTCATTCCTCAGCTCGCAGGGCAGATGGAGATACGATATGGACTCCTGCAGGGTCCTCTGTGCTCTCCACACAGGCGCGTGCCACTCCCCTGCAGTGTGTACACTGAGGCAGGTGCCTTCCCAAACTCATGCATCCAATACAGAAATAAATCACACTTGAATGTAATGATTGCCATTAGCTACAAACCTGAGAACTATGTAGATAAATTCCTGGAGATAGCCtttatccctctctccctccctgcctccctccctcccttcctttcttcctgtttcctctgtTCCCCCCAAACCCCATACGTTTTCAcccccattttctgagatcttttcaGGAAATAAACCTACCAAAAAGATAATTCCAATTGTTGTCCTCACAAACACCTTTTCTAGTGAACCGGAAGTCAGAGTACACAGAGGGGAAACTTACTGGTTTAATGGAACTGTAAATAGAACAGAAAACATTTCAGAAAGTGAGGActgtgtggaggaggaggaggaggaggaggacgaggaggaggaggaggaggaggaggaggaggaggaggaggaagagaaggtcaGAGAGCCCCTTCTCCTCACACCAGACACTCTTTATACGAAGGGTGATATGGGGACACCTGCATCGAGGATTCCACAGTGAGGAAATGACGCGCTCTGAGGTTCTGAGGGCATGGAGGTCACGTTGCTCCCCTCCACTGAGGGTGCACCCCTACCCACAGGCATGAGCTGAGGTATGCTCACACCTGCTCAGGATTGGtggcttctgtctcttcccttctagcctccctcttaacctgctgcctcctgcccaCCACTGCACAAGTCACCGTAGAATATTCACCATCCCACGTGGTTGAAGGAGAAAATGTTCTTCTACGTGTCGACAATCTGCCAGAGAATCTTCTCACCATTCTCTGGTACAAAGGGGAGATAGACTCGAGGCAAGGAATTGCGCTGTATTCGCTGGCCTATGGCCGACTTGTGACGGGGCATGTGCACAGTGGTAGAGAGACATTGTACAGAAACGGGTCCCTGTGGATCGAAAATGTCACCCAGAAGGACACAGGATTCTACATTCTTCAAACCATAAGGGAACCTGGAGAAATTGTATCAAATGTACCCGTGTACATCCAAGTGCACTGTAAGTAATTGTTTGTGAACTCTGGGTTCTGGGTGGGGTCCTTCCACTAGGCATGCAGAAGTGTCAGGCCTGGCCTTGTCTCCTTCCTCCTGCATTGTGTCTCCACGTTGGGACTTGAGCATTTAGTGaaggacacacatggtggagAATAATGTCAATTGTGCAGAATCCTTCAATTGACTTCACCTTGGAGAGACCTGCCAAGGACAGGCCAGCCAAGGACATCAGCCTCTGTCTAGACTCTTGGGGTCCTTTGTAGGAAACTGAGCTTCAGGAAGACCTTGAAGGGAGTGAGAAGGGCCTGTGGTAGCCATGGGCGTCTTACAGAGTTGTGTCTCCACACCTGTATTCCAGACTCAACTCCTGGTGGCCCTGAGGAGTTTTTTGCTAGGGTTGGATCTTGACTTTCTGTCTGCAGAGAAGAGTGCTTGTGAGTCGTCAATGTCTTCCTCCCTGTGGAACAGACAGAGCACTGCCATGAGAACCACGATTAGGCTGCGTCTCCTGGCTTTCCCTAGTGACCCAGAGTGAGAGCACACCAGGGCAGACTCCCGAGACATTAACGCAGGGTCCTGATGGGCTTCTGAGAGTTCCAGGAAGGCCAGGGTCCCATCAGTAAGGGACAGAGGAACCTGTCTTCCTAACACGTTCTTGTCTTTTGGGACAAGTATGTTTTTCCCCAGGCCAATGAGGACAGGCTCTGCTGCTGTGGACAGTTCCCCAGACATGAGCTGCAGTTCCCACAGTGAAGAGCAGAGATAGCCTGGGACAGTCAAGGAACATTAACAAACCTATATTCCTGAATCAGGACCTCACTTGACCCTGACGTTTATCTCTTCTCTGTAGACCTGGAGGTCACTGGCGCAGTCTCCTCAGACCTCTTAACTGCTTCCTGTATCTGCTACCCTTGTAGGGGATCATGTTCACATTCCAGACATGTATTTTCTCTGGGAATGAAAGGGTGTCCTATGGGAATCAGCTAGACAGAGGTTGAGGGCATCTTAGAAAGGCCATGGAGCACATGGGCAGACCCACCACCAGATCAGCAGGCAGAGAAAGTGTGAGCACCATCTTGGAACCCTCCATGGGATGATGGAGGCCAGAGCAGTCCTTCCAGGACGCAGGTCAGCTCCTCCCACACTCAGGATGTGAGCTCCTGTCAGGTCTGCTCCTGGGACTTTCTTCTCCCTCAGAACCCTGACTGGTGACTGCAGTGAGATGGTGTCTGTCCCCTTCCCCACTCATCATGCACCTGGTCCCATTGGATCCCTCACAGACAGCTGTCACCTTCTTCCTGAGAGTGAATTCCATCTTTCCAGAGAACTGAGGACCCCGGGCAGACTTGGTGCCCAGCTGGGATTCTGTGCCACACAGGGAGTGCAGAGGCTCCCTCTTTGGTGCTGACTGACCCAGGATGAGAACACAAGAGAGGGCCACCCCTGGGTGAGCCTCCATTGTCTCAGGGCACAGAGATGCTCAGAAGGTTGTTGTCCCCGTGTTCGCTGGAGAGGTGAAACAGAAAGAGCCAAGAGGAGAGGGTAGGTGTGCAGCCCTGAGAGTGTGCAGGACAGAGAACACAGAGTTACCCACAGCCCATGGTCTCTGGCAGATGCTTCTGTCTGGGAGGAGGCTTGGCTAGATGAGGGAACTGGGGATCTGGGCTGGACCAGATGGGATACAGGCAGAGGACACACCAGGCCGCCGAGTCCAGGGAGGCCCCCTCTGTACTCTCTGCAAAGGCTGTAGCACCTGGTAGGCCCTCCTGACCATGGGTGAGGAGACCACACTCTACAGAGTGTGAGAGGAGAGTTATTTTCAGTTATTCTCTGGAGTCTCCTCAGGAACTCAATGTCCTGAGAGAGTCTCAGGGCTTGTAGGAGAGAAGACCCAGTGGGAAAGAGGCTCAGCAAAAGCAGGAGGCTCTGGGTGAAGAAGTAGGGGAAGGAGGAGACTGTTCTCACCCACAGTTAATCAGCATGTGCACAGTGGTCTGAGGTCTGACATTCTCAGCTGTGAAGTCCCAAACAAGAACTCAAGCTGGTGTTGATCTGTGACGTGGCCCAGTGGGTCTGGGTGTTTGCTTCATGTCTGACGACCTGAGAACCAGTGAATGGAAGATGTCCCCTGACGTCCACCTAGAGATGGtatcctgtacacacacacacacacacacacacacacacacacagagagagaccactcacacagactcacacacacatacacccagtgtaagaaataaatgaagttaATGGAAGAATTGTACACTGTATCCTCATACTTATAAATTTGTTAAACccatgagcatgcatgtgtgggaCCTTGAAAGGAATGGTTCTGagacatcattcattcattcattcattcaatcattcattAATTCCCCACAGATATCTGATGTGCTTTCAGGCAGCCTCTCTTTAAAACATATAAGACCACAACCAATTCTCACAATTCTCTTGCCCTTGTGTACTGGAAGAGAGATCAATGACAAAAGCTAGAAGATAATCAGGTGTTGGGGGCAGtcattaaagaaacagaaacacaccAAAAGCTTCAGAGAGTGAAGACTGGTCTGTAGGGAAGAGGTCGAAGGCAGCTCTCCAATGCACATTACACTGAGTGTGAGCAGGGGTCTAAGGTCAGTGAGGCAGGGCCATGTTCACACCCAAGGAGAGCACCATAGAGAGGAAATGACAAGCGACGACACGGAGCACATGGAGGTAATGCGCTGACCTCCACCACGTAGGTCAGGGAGGCCCTCACCCCCACACCTCAGCTGAGCAATGCACACAGGCACTCAGGACACAGGGCGCCATCTTAGCCAAACACAAAAGTCCTAGTATTGATGACTCTCTGTTCCCTTCTAGCCTCTCGCTACATCTGCGGCCGTCCATCTCCACCTGTACAGCCCACTGTTGAGTCAGTGCCGCCCAGCGTTGCTGAGGGGGGAAGCATTCTTCTCCTTGTTCACAATCTTCCAGAGCATCTTCAGTCCTTCTTCTGGTACAAAGGGCTGATTGTATTCAACAAGGTTGAGATTGCCCGTTACAGAACAGCCAAGAATTCAAGTGAGCTGGGCCCTGCCCACAGTGGTCGAGAAACGGTGTTCAGCAATGGCTCCCTGTTGCTACAGAATGTCACCTGGAAAGACACGGGATTCTACACCCTACGAACTCTGAATATGCATAAGAAAACGGAATTAGCACACTTTTACCTCCAGGTGGACAGTAAGTGATTCTCTGTGATCATTCAGTGCTGGGTGGGGCTTTGGCACCCAGGCTGCCCATCCTGCCACGTGACTACCTCTTTTCCATACTTTATCCCCATGATGGAGTTTATCCACTGTGTGCAGGACACACATGTAGGAGGGAAATACCCACGGGTCAGACTCTGTCTTCTGACTCACCCTCGTATCTAGGAGGACCTAAGATGGCCCACTGCTCTGTCGGTTGAGGTTCTTGCGATGCACGTGAGGAACCCGTGGCCTCCTCACAGAGTGGTGAGCATGAGGAAGCTCTGGCTCCAGTTGTCTGACCCAGGTTGGACTAACAATGTCCTGGGTACCATGTTCCAGGAGTTCTCCTGGTCTGAGCAGACTGTGAACAGTGGTCTTTGGCTGTCTACATCAATACAGTAGATTTCGTATCATTAAACACGGgagtttttataaaaatgaaaagaaaagtaaaaaacaacagcaaaaaaccaaagcaacccAGGATTGTAATagacaaaatggagagagctggTTCCTGCCTTTGTCCTCACAGTCTGCTCATCCTGCTCTTATAGCACATGTGACCAGGGTAGAAATGCTCACAGTGTACtggcccctcccacatcagtcaccaGTTGAAAGATGTACTATACATGTGCCCACCGACTCTGGCTTGTGTTATGTTGACATAAATCCTGCCAGCATAATTCCTGGGGCTGCTAAGAAGACCAGCCTGCTCCAAGCCCTCAGCCAGCCCTAGTCCTGGGGGTTGCAGGCAGAGTGGTAAGAACATGGATAACGTGAGATCAGAGGTTGACTGCAGGTACAAAGGAAATGAGAAGAGTCAGAAAGTGACTATTCATGGTGTGTAGAGACCAAGGTCATGGGGAGGTGTCATCTCAAAGTgcagtgtgcatgagtgtgtgctgtGTCTGAGGGAGCACAGTGAGGGGGCGGCTGTGGAGACACCAAGGAGAGGGCAACATGCAGAGGAAGTGACTCCAGGGCACTGAGGGAACAGAGGCCATTTCACTGACTTCCTCAGGtgggagagacacacacacctgcatgtctAGGCTGGGTGAAGAATCCATCTTGTGAGGACTCAGGCCACCACTTTTATACCCAGCACAATGATCCCA
This portion of the Apodemus sylvaticus chromosome 1, mApoSyl1.1, whole genome shotgun sequence genome encodes:
- the LOC127683871 gene encoding pregnancy-specific glycoprotein 22-like, with the protein product MEVSSEHLNKGCNPWRRLLLTASLLTCCLLPTTAQVTVEYSPSHVVEGENVLLRVDNLPENLLTILWYKGEIDSRQGIALYSLAYGRLVTGHVHSGRETLYRNGSLWIENVTQKDTGFYILQTIREPGEIVSNVPVYIQVHSSRYICGRPSPPVQPTVESVPPSVAEGGSILLLVHNLPEHLQSFFWYKGLIVFNKVEIARYRTAKNSSELGPAHSGRETVFSNGSLLLQNVTWKDTGFYTLRTLNMHKKTELAHFYLQVDTSLSLCCDPLTSAQLTIEPVPGHAAEGGSVLLQVRNLPEELQTFSWYKGVYSTEAFKITEYSVATKSISSGRAHSRREKGYTNGSLLLQDVTEKDSGLYTLVTTDSNFKIETAHVQVNVHKLATQPFMRATASSIRVQSSVVFTCFSDITGVSIRWLFNNHSLQLTERMTLSPSKCQLRIHAVREEDAGAYQCEAFNPVSSKPSLPVSLVVTKE